One genomic region from Blastocatellia bacterium encodes:
- a CDS encoding sodium:solute symporter, producing MFALALWQNAARLITIDFIFIAVYFAIVFAIGFYFMRREKTASDYFLASRDAAWWAIGASLFSSNIGSEHFIGLAGSGAATGMAVGHFEWLASIIVLILGWVFVPFYLRSKVYTMPEFLERRYNAACRTYLAAISLIAYIFTKIAVAVFAGAIVLQAVLGWSMWKSALALVIATGVYTVAGGLAAVIYTEVIQTVILIVGALMLTYLGLEQVGGFEGLRAQVPDDFFHMMKPTDHPDFPWTGIFFGAPILGIWYWCTDQVIVQRVLAAKDERHAKGGTVLAGFLKILPVFMLVVPGMIARALYADEMAVNSNAAFPTMVVRLMPPGLVGVMVAAMLAALMSSLAAVFNSSSTIFTMDFYSKIRPGASERELVHVGRLATVVMVGLGLLWIPFMAYISDQLYVYLQSVQAYVSPPIAAVFLVGVFWPRANGAGALAALLTGFALGAARFVLELSYAGVALSERPWFVGMNFLHFAIFMFVVCMVVLIVVSMLTEAPSRERVAGLTWATSEPTEATPGAMAPPGAHRLTNALAGVLIVTMIGLWIYFR from the coding sequence ATGTTCGCACTCGCATTATGGCAGAATGCAGCTCGGTTAATCACAATTGATTTCATCTTCATCGCTGTCTATTTCGCGATTGTGTTTGCCATTGGTTTTTATTTCATGCGTCGTGAGAAGACGGCGAGCGATTACTTTCTAGCGAGTCGCGATGCCGCGTGGTGGGCAATCGGCGCGTCGCTGTTTTCTTCTAACATCGGCAGCGAGCATTTCATTGGATTAGCTGGGTCGGGCGCGGCGACGGGTATGGCCGTTGGGCATTTTGAATGGCTGGCTTCGATCATCGTGTTAATTCTCGGTTGGGTCTTTGTGCCGTTTTACTTGCGCTCAAAGGTTTACACGATGCCGGAATTTTTGGAGCGCCGCTATAATGCCGCGTGTCGCACCTATCTGGCTGCCATTTCGCTGATCGCCTATATTTTCACCAAAATTGCCGTCGCGGTGTTTGCCGGCGCGATTGTTTTGCAGGCGGTGCTCGGCTGGAGCATGTGGAAGTCGGCGTTGGCGCTGGTCATTGCCACGGGTGTTTATACCGTAGCGGGTGGTCTGGCGGCGGTCATTTACACTGAGGTTATCCAAACAGTGATCCTGATTGTCGGGGCGCTCATGCTGACCTATCTCGGATTGGAGCAGGTTGGCGGTTTTGAGGGACTACGCGCGCAAGTGCCCGACGATTTTTTCCACATGATGAAACCGACCGATCACCCGGATTTTCCGTGGACAGGCATTTTCTTTGGCGCGCCCATCTTAGGAATTTGGTACTGGTGCACTGATCAAGTCATTGTCCAACGCGTGCTGGCGGCCAAAGATGAACGTCACGCCAAGGGCGGTACCGTGCTGGCCGGATTCTTGAAGATTCTGCCGGTATTCATGTTGGTGGTGCCGGGCATGATCGCGCGCGCCTTATACGCCGATGAGATGGCGGTCAATTCGAATGCGGCTTTTCCTACTATGGTGGTGCGCCTGATGCCGCCCGGATTGGTTGGCGTGATGGTGGCCGCGATGCTCGCGGCGCTGATGTCGAGTCTGGCCGCTGTGTTTAATTCCAGCTCGACTATTTTCACCATGGACTTCTACAGCAAAATCCGCCCCGGCGCTTCAGAACGGGAATTAGTTCATGTTGGACGGCTGGCCACCGTCGTGATGGTTGGTTTGGGCTTGTTATGGATTCCGTTTATGGCCTACATCAGCGATCAACTGTACGTCTACTTGCAGAGCGTCCAGGCGTATGTCTCGCCGCCGATTGCCGCTGTGTTTCTCGTTGGCGTCTTCTGGCCGCGAGCCAATGGCGCCGGCGCGCTGGCTGCGTTATTGACCGGCTTTGCGCTTGGGGCAGCGCGCTTCGTGCTGGAGCTTTCGTATGCAGGCGTTGCGCTCAGTGAGCGCCCGTGGTTTGTTGGCATGAACTTTTTGCATTTTGCCATCTTCATGTTTGTTGTCTGCATGGTGGTTTTAATCGTTGTGAGTATGTTGACGGAAGCGCCGTCACGCGAGCGTGTCGCCGGCTTGACGTGGGCCACCAGCGAGCCGACAGAGGCAACGCCGGGCGCGATGGCCCCGCCTGGCGCACACCGTTTGACCAACGCGCTGGCCGGCGTGTTGATTGTGACGATGATCGGTCTGTGGATTTATTTCCGGTGA